The genomic stretch TCTACCGGAGTAGTCCACTCAAGGGTATTTGACCTCCATGGGTTCTGAGTTGCCTTTCTTCCTCTGTACATAGAATAGAAGAAATTGAACAGGAAGATAAATTGTGCGGCAAAGGTGATGATCGCAGCAGCTGACACAAACATGTTGAGATCTGTGTACATATTGGCAAACTCAAAGTTTGTCCAGGTATAGTATCTTCTAGGGAATCCGGCGATACCGATGTAATGCATAGGGAAGAACACCATATAAACTCCTACAAAGGTAATCCAGAAGTGAACATAGCCCAATCTGGCATCCATCATTCGTCCAAACATCTTAGGGAACCAGTGATAAACCCCTGCCAACATGCCGAAGAACGATGCTGACCCCATCACCAAGTGAAAGTGAGCTACTACAAAGTACGTATCATGCAGCTGAATATCGATAGCGGAATTACCAAGGAATATCCCTGTCAACCCACCTGATATAAAGAAGGATACTAGCCCTATAGAGAACAACATCGCAGGTGTAAAGATCAAGTTGCCTCTCCAAAGAGTAGTCAAGTAATTAAAGACTTTCACTGCCGATGGTATCGCAATGATCAATGTCAGGAACATAAAGATCGATCCAAGGAATGGATTCATTCCAGACACGAACATGTGGTGAGCCCATACTACGAAAGAGAGCACAGTAATTCCCAATAGGGAAATTATCATGGCCTTGTATCCGAAAATTGGCTTACGGGAATTTGTAGCGATCACTTCAGAAGTAATACCTAGAGCTGGAAGCAATACTATGTAAACTTCAGGGTGACCCAAGAACCAGAACAAATGTTGATATAGTACTGGACTACCGCCTGTATTAGGAAGAGCTTCGCCTCCTATATATATATCAGAAAGATAAAAGGAGGTTCCAAAACTACGATCGAACACAAGTAACAAGGCAGCGGAGAAAAGCACCGGGAACGAAAGTAAGCCGATAACAGCTGTCAAGAAGAACGCCCAGATAGTCAAAGGAAGTCTTGAAAATGACATTCCTTTTGTTCTAAGGTTAATCACAGTCGTGATGTAATTGATCCCTCCCAATAAGGATGAGGCAATAAAGAAAGTCATCGCAATCAGCCACAAAGTCATGCCCAATCCTGAACCGGGTATAGCTTGCTCAAGTGCTGATAGAGGTGGATACACCACCCATCCCCCTGATGCTGGGCCAGTTTTCAGGAATAAGGAAATAAACATGATCACTCCGGAAAGAAAAAACAACCAGTATGAAAGCATGTTCATAAATCCAGAAGCCATATCCCTTGCACCGATTTGCAATGGAATAAGGAAGTTGGAGAAAGTACCACTTAATCCAGCCGTCAAAACAAAGAATACCATAATGGTACCATGCATGGTGACGAGAGCCAAGTAAAACGTAGGATCCAGTTTCCCCCCTTCATCCAACCAACCCCCAAGAATAGGGCGTAGGAAAGACAAATCCATTTCAGGAAATCCTAATTGCAATCTAAATAGGATCGAAAGAAATCCCCCAATAAGTGCCCAAAACATGCCCGTTACCAAGTATTGTTTTGCGATCATCTTATGATCTTGGGAGAAAATATATTTCGTTACAAAATTATCATGGTGCTCATGGTCGTGATGATCGTGTGCTGCGTCATGATTTGCGACAGATGCTGTTGACATAATCTATAATTTTGTTTATTACTTTTCGCTTATTTGAATTTCCGCAAGCTCTTTAGCCTCAGCGGACAGCCCCGCAGCAAGTGCTGGATTGTTTTGAATGAAAGACTTTTGAGATGCATACCATTCCTGATATGCCTCAGGCTCTACTACCTCTATCACTTTTCGCATAGAGAAGTGCCCATTGCCACATATCTCTGTACAGGCAATCTCATAGTTGAACTCAGGGTTTCCTGTTTC from Algoriphagus sp. NG3 encodes the following:
- a CDS encoding cbb3-type cytochrome c oxidase subunit I, yielding MSTASVANHDAAHDHHDHEHHDNFVTKYIFSQDHKMIAKQYLVTGMFWALIGGFLSILFRLQLGFPEMDLSFLRPILGGWLDEGGKLDPTFYLALVTMHGTIMVFFVLTAGLSGTFSNFLIPLQIGARDMASGFMNMLSYWLFFLSGVIMFISLFLKTGPASGGWVVYPPLSALEQAIPGSGLGMTLWLIAMTFFIASSLLGGINYITTVINLRTKGMSFSRLPLTIWAFFLTAVIGLLSFPVLFSAALLLVFDRSFGTSFYLSDIYIGGEALPNTGGSPVLYQHLFWFLGHPEVYIVLLPALGITSEVIATNSRKPIFGYKAMIISLLGITVLSFVVWAHHMFVSGMNPFLGSIFMFLTLIIAIPSAVKVFNYLTTLWRGNLIFTPAMLFSIGLVSFFISGGLTGIFLGNSAIDIQLHDTYFVVAHFHLVMGSASFFGMLAGVYHWFPKMFGRMMDARLGYVHFWITFVGVYMVFFPMHYIGIAGFPRRYYTWTNFEFANMYTDLNMFVSAAAIITFAAQFIFLFNFFYSMYRGRKATQNPWRSNTLEWTTPVEPGHGNWPGEIPAVYRWPYDYSKPGAEEDFIPQTVPLSATPESNLPHEQELVKVELEIMKEEEEALVSNGSSH